The Hyphomicrobium sp. MC1 genome window below encodes:
- a CDS encoding alpha/beta hydrolase: MTVAAFTAISFPAMAWTEQDIVHKGLAGSLIPATGGKPGPMVLILPGSGPVDRDGNAPGMDTDSLKLVARGFADLGISSLRIDKRGVGESYAAGPRVEDLRFGTYVDDAISWLDFLRNRPDVSKLFILGHSEGALVGTLAAKKTRVTGLILLEGAGRPIADVLARQLASAGVSPKLQGISKQITERLEHGVAVPNVPAELVALYQPRVQGYLMSWMPLDPAAELSAVTCPVLIVQGSTDLQVFLDDAHQLSTALPSARLVVISGMNHILKEAPEDRAQNFATYGNSFLPLDPQLLPVLADFVRKH, encoded by the coding sequence ATGACCGTTGCGGCATTCACGGCGATATCATTTCCCGCAATGGCTTGGACGGAACAGGACATTGTCCACAAGGGCCTTGCCGGTTCTCTGATCCCGGCGACCGGCGGCAAGCCTGGGCCGATGGTGCTGATCTTGCCGGGCTCCGGTCCTGTGGATCGCGACGGCAATGCGCCTGGAATGGATACCGACAGTCTCAAGCTTGTGGCGCGGGGGTTCGCCGATCTCGGCATCAGCTCGCTTCGGATCGACAAGCGCGGTGTGGGTGAAAGTTATGCCGCCGGTCCGCGCGTCGAAGACCTGCGCTTTGGCACATATGTCGATGACGCAATCTCGTGGCTCGACTTTTTGCGCAACCGGCCTGACGTCTCGAAGCTGTTCATTCTCGGGCACAGCGAAGGCGCGCTTGTCGGCACGCTCGCGGCGAAGAAAACGCGTGTCACGGGGCTTATCTTGCTTGAGGGCGCAGGGAGGCCGATTGCTGATGTTTTGGCGCGGCAACTCGCGAGCGCAGGTGTTTCGCCAAAGCTACAGGGCATTTCAAAGCAGATTACGGAGCGATTGGAACACGGTGTCGCCGTTCCGAACGTTCCGGCTGAACTCGTGGCGCTCTATCAGCCGCGGGTTCAAGGGTATCTGATGTCGTGGATGCCGCTTGATCCGGCGGCCGAACTTTCGGCGGTGACGTGCCCGGTCCTTATCGTCCAGGGTAGCACCGATCTGCAGGTGTTTCTCGATGACGCGCACCAGCTTTCAACAGCATTGCCGTCGGCTCGTCTGGTCGTGATTTCGGGCATGAACCACATCTTGAAGGAAGCGCCTGAGGATCGCGCGCAAAATTTCGCGACGTACGGCAATTCGTTTTTGCCGCTCGATCCTCAGCTTCTTCCTGTGCTCGCGGATTTCGTGCGCAAGCACTGA
- a CDS encoding DUF2189 domain-containing protein: MANLTRPTPSHPHSDIELRWPASVLWRDGDPAVRSITTADVWQSLREGIDDFRAMPTHVVFACIIYPVVGIILARLIFGYELLHLIYPMAAGFALLGPFVAIGLYELSRRREQGLDVSPARALDVLHRPGIDSIFTLGAFLALLFVGWLYVANMMYTQIIGGTPTSLSDFVNQVMTTDKGRQLMFAGNLVGFLFALFVLAISVVSFPLLVDRDVGVGAAIRTSVRATLENPIPVALWGLIVAVGLVLGALPFLFGLAIVLPILGHATWHLYRKLVVTSP, from the coding sequence ATGGCGAATCTCACGCGACCGACGCCGTCCCATCCTCATTCCGACATCGAACTTCGTTGGCCCGCGTCCGTTCTGTGGCGCGACGGTGATCCGGCAGTCCGCTCAATCACGACGGCAGACGTCTGGCAGTCGCTGCGCGAGGGCATCGATGATTTCCGCGCGATGCCGACGCACGTCGTCTTCGCCTGCATCATCTATCCGGTCGTCGGCATCATCCTCGCGCGACTGATCTTCGGTTATGAGCTGTTGCATCTGATCTACCCGATGGCGGCAGGCTTCGCGCTGCTCGGACCGTTCGTCGCCATCGGCCTTTATGAATTGAGCCGACGCCGCGAGCAGGGCCTCGACGTATCTCCCGCCCGCGCGCTCGACGTACTGCATCGGCCCGGCATCGACTCGATCTTCACGCTCGGCGCTTTCCTGGCGCTGCTGTTCGTCGGCTGGCTCTACGTCGCGAACATGATGTACACGCAGATCATAGGCGGCACGCCGACGTCGCTGTCGGACTTCGTCAATCAGGTCATGACGACCGATAAGGGACGGCAATTGATGTTCGCCGGCAATCTCGTCGGCTTTCTCTTTGCCCTGTTTGTGCTGGCAATCAGCGTTGTGTCGTTCCCGCTGCTCGTCGATCGCGATGTGGGCGTCGGCGCGGCCATCCGAACGTCCGTTCGCGCCACGCTGGAAAACCCCATTCCGGTGGCGCTGTGGGGCCTGATCGTTGCAGTCGGTCTCGTTTTGGGTGCACTGCCGTTCCTGTTCGGACTTGCCATCGTGCTCCCGATCCTGGGCCACGCGACTTGGCACCTCTATCGCAAGCTCGTTGTGACGAGTCCGTGA
- the mraZ gene encoding division/cell wall cluster transcriptional repressor MraZ yields the protein MDRFVSTFTNKIDSKGRVSVPASFRAVLERDGYAGGLYCYPSLDASALDAGGERLAKKIDGLLAGLPDYSDERDELSVALYGDVQVLSIDGDGRIVLPEGLREHANLATAVTFVGLGDKFQMWEPKAFEERRKEARSKVQVTRKLFAAGGRSSDDNGNEGARE from the coding sequence ATGGACCGCTTTGTCTCGACATTCACAAACAAGATCGACTCAAAAGGGCGCGTTTCCGTTCCAGCCTCGTTTCGCGCCGTCCTTGAGCGTGACGGTTACGCCGGCGGCCTCTACTGCTACCCCTCGCTCGATGCTTCTGCTCTCGATGCAGGCGGCGAAAGACTTGCAAAGAAAATCGACGGGCTTCTCGCGGGCTTGCCGGACTATTCGGATGAGCGAGACGAGCTCTCTGTCGCACTCTACGGCGACGTCCAGGTTCTCTCGATCGATGGCGACGGCCGCATCGTCCTTCCTGAAGGCCTTCGCGAGCACGCCAACCTGGCAACCGCCGTCACGTTTGTTGGCCTTGGTGACAAGTTCCAGATGTGGGAGCCCAAAGCCTTCGAAGAACGCCGCAAGGAAGCGCGCAGCAAAGTCCAAGTGACGCGCAAACTTTTTGCAGCGGGTGGCCGTTCGTCGGATGACAACGGCAACGAGGGAGCACGGGAATGA
- the rsmH gene encoding 16S rRNA (cytosine(1402)-N(4))-methyltransferase RsmH produces the protein MTRGGGAEGASLGPADKHPRHIPVLISEVLETLAPKAGETYIDGTFGAGGYTRAILEKADCSVLALDRDPNAIRGAAPLIAQFGRRLKIIETPFSQMEDAVGAELPGQQVDGVVLDIGVSSMQLDDAERGFSFQSDGPLDMRMSSSGMSAADFLNTADEEDIANVIYEFGEEHRSRAIARAIVKRRVDAPFSRTLELADVVSRVFHGRKVDGRHPATRTFQALRIFVNDELGELTTGLAAAERILKPGGRLVVVSFHSLEDRIVKKFLTERSGKTAGASRHQPPELIKSADPSFRLVNSRPLTPSKGELEVNPRSRSARLRAAIRLDAAAWPLDTGATGLSQHRR, from the coding sequence ATGACGCGCGGTGGCGGGGCAGAGGGAGCCTCGCTGGGGCCAGCTGACAAGCATCCGCGCCACATTCCCGTGCTGATCTCGGAAGTGCTGGAGACGCTCGCGCCAAAGGCGGGCGAAACCTATATTGACGGCACGTTCGGCGCAGGCGGATATACGCGCGCCATCCTCGAAAAAGCCGACTGCTCCGTTCTCGCGCTCGATCGCGATCCTAACGCCATTCGCGGTGCAGCGCCGCTTATTGCGCAATTCGGCAGACGGCTGAAGATCATCGAGACGCCTTTCAGCCAGATGGAAGACGCTGTCGGCGCCGAGCTGCCGGGACAGCAGGTCGATGGTGTCGTGCTTGATATCGGCGTTTCCTCGATGCAGCTCGACGATGCGGAGCGCGGGTTCTCATTCCAGTCGGATGGCCCGCTCGACATGCGCATGTCGTCGTCGGGTATGAGTGCCGCCGATTTCCTCAACACTGCGGATGAGGAAGACATCGCAAACGTCATCTACGAGTTCGGCGAGGAGCATCGCTCACGCGCCATTGCGCGGGCGATCGTCAAAAGACGCGTGGATGCGCCGTTCTCGCGTACGCTCGAACTCGCCGATGTGGTGTCACGGGTTTTTCATGGCCGGAAAGTCGACGGTCGTCATCCGGCTACACGGACGTTTCAGGCATTGCGGATTTTCGTCAATGACGAGCTCGGCGAGCTGACAACCGGATTGGCGGCAGCAGAGCGCATTTTGAAGCCCGGCGGACGGCTCGTTGTCGTCAGCTTTCACAGCCTGGAAGATCGCATCGTCAAAAAGTTTCTGACCGAGCGCAGCGGCAAGACTGCTGGTGCGTCGCGGCATCAGCCGCCGGAATTGATAAAATCTGCCGATCCAAGTTTCCGACTTGTTAACTCGCGCCCGTTAACACCTTCTAAAGGTGAATTGGAAGTGAACCCCCGTTCCCGGTCCGCACGTTTGCGGGCAGCCATCCGCTTAGACGCAGCGGCATGGCCTTTAGATACGGGCGCGACGGGCCTCTCCCAGCACCGGCGATAA
- the ftsL gene encoding cell division protein FtsL, translating into MRLLNIAAFFFAVSSALLLYALNYDTRRLEAEVQEKERYADQARSDIAVLKAERGTLSRPDRIDGLARQLGLGPPKPEQFEGEGQVSQLSGRANTSGGQ; encoded by the coding sequence ATGCGTCTCTTGAATATTGCAGCTTTCTTTTTTGCAGTGTCGAGTGCGCTGCTTCTTTATGCCTTGAACTACGATACCCGCCGCCTCGAAGCCGAGGTTCAGGAGAAGGAACGTTACGCCGACCAGGCACGCAGCGATATCGCCGTGCTCAAGGCGGAACGTGGCACGCTCTCGCGCCCCGACCGGATTGATGGGCTTGCGCGGCAACTCGGACTAGGTCCGCCGAAGCCCGAACAATTCGAGGGCGAGGGCCAAGTGTCCCAACTCAGCGGACGAGCGAACACTTCCGGCGGACAATAG
- a CDS encoding penicillin-binding protein 2 yields the protein MMRGSRRGSERVVYGVLIAAFAGVAGQLLVLAASRHTDITLAISEPVAATSFSRPDIVDRNGRLLATDLEAPSIFADPGLVIDRDEVVEKLRTVLPDLDGDQLFRDLADKSRRFLWVRRGVSPGIAQKVHDLGLPGIAFRYELKRAYPGGMMAGHVLGYTDVDNRGVSGIERYIDQKVGVDPVHSAVLSSRPPVRLSLDIGVQHALEDELDDGVRDYKAEGAAGVVLNIKTGEILASASLPRVDPSWPMEALDQKHIDRTAAGTYELGSVFKTLTLAMAFDEGLARPDTLLDVRQPLEAGRFTVKDFHPASRPLTVTEVYTHSSNVGAGMLALEAGPEKLEAFFKKLGILDQMETEEGPLAAPQLPQHWNRISTITTSFGHGIAVSPLQFAAAAATILNDGKTVHPTFLRKFDAGTADGKAVVSPATSRLMAHLMRLNVVNRDGTGGKADVPGYRVGGKTGTADVAAKGGYTSNSVISSFLATFPTDDPQFLTYVVLFEPKGLKETHGYRTGGWNAAPITGKLIARIAAQLGVAPETQTASR from the coding sequence ATGATGCGTGGTTCGCGCCGAGGTTCGGAGCGCGTCGTTTACGGCGTGCTGATCGCGGCCTTTGCGGGTGTCGCGGGCCAGCTTCTGGTGTTGGCGGCGTCACGGCATACCGACATCACGCTCGCTATTTCCGAGCCCGTCGCGGCAACGAGCTTCAGCCGTCCGGATATCGTCGACCGCAATGGCCGTCTGCTTGCGACCGACCTCGAAGCGCCGTCGATCTTTGCTGACCCTGGGCTCGTGATCGATCGCGACGAAGTCGTCGAAAAGCTACGGACCGTGCTGCCTGATCTCGACGGCGACCAGCTCTTTCGCGATCTTGCCGATAAATCGCGGCGATTTCTTTGGGTGCGGCGGGGCGTTTCGCCGGGCATCGCGCAGAAGGTGCACGATCTCGGTCTGCCGGGTATCGCCTTCCGATATGAGCTGAAACGCGCCTATCCCGGCGGCATGATGGCCGGTCATGTGCTCGGCTATACCGACGTCGACAATCGCGGCGTCTCGGGTATCGAACGCTATATTGACCAGAAAGTCGGCGTCGATCCCGTGCATTCGGCGGTGCTGTCGAGCCGCCCGCCCGTGCGCCTGTCGCTCGACATCGGGGTGCAGCATGCCCTCGAAGACGAGCTTGACGACGGCGTGCGCGACTACAAGGCGGAGGGCGCAGCGGGTGTCGTCCTCAATATCAAGACCGGCGAAATACTGGCGAGCGCATCGCTGCCGCGTGTCGATCCGTCTTGGCCGATGGAGGCACTCGATCAGAAGCATATCGACCGCACGGCCGCAGGTACATACGAGCTTGGCTCGGTGTTCAAGACGCTGACGCTGGCGATGGCGTTCGACGAAGGTCTGGCGCGTCCCGATACGCTGCTCGACGTGCGCCAGCCGCTCGAAGCGGGACGCTTCACCGTCAAGGACTTTCATCCGGCAAGCCGCCCGCTGACCGTGACCGAGGTCTACACGCATTCCTCGAACGTCGGCGCCGGCATGCTAGCGCTCGAAGCGGGGCCGGAAAAGCTTGAAGCGTTCTTCAAGAAGCTCGGTATTTTAGATCAGATGGAAACCGAGGAAGGTCCGCTCGCGGCGCCGCAACTGCCGCAGCACTGGAACCGGATATCGACGATCACGACGTCATTCGGGCACGGCATAGCCGTTTCACCACTTCAGTTCGCCGCCGCCGCCGCGACCATTCTGAACGACGGGAAAACCGTGCATCCGACATTCCTGCGCAAATTCGATGCGGGGACGGCAGACGGCAAGGCCGTCGTCAGCCCGGCAACGTCGCGGCTGATGGCGCACCTTATGCGTCTCAACGTCGTCAATCGTGACGGAACGGGCGGAAAGGCCGATGTCCCGGGCTATCGGGTCGGCGGTAAGACGGGTACGGCCGACGTAGCCGCAAAAGGCGGGTACACGTCGAACTCGGTCATTTCGTCGTTTCTCGCGACATTTCCGACAGATGATCCGCAGTTCCTGACGTATGTCGTACTGTTCGAGCCGAAGGGCCTTAAAGAAACACACGGCTATCGTACCGGGGGATGGAACGCGGCGCCGATCACCGGCAAACTCATCGCGCGCATTGCAGCGCAGTTGGGCGTTGCGCCGGAGACCCAGACGGCCAGCCGATGA
- a CDS encoding UDP-N-acetylmuramoyl-L-alanyl-D-glutamate--2,6-diaminopimelate ligase, whose translation MRLSEVLPADIAPPPGADAISVSGITAASAAVGPGAIFAGLPGTKVDGSSFVPEAIERGAVAVIVGRNKGVRVPEGVALIEVDNPRAALAKIAAKLAGRQPKTAVAVTGTSGKTSVADFTRQIFTALGHKAASVGTIGIVKPSGAVYGSLTTPDPVTLHAALAALADEGVTHLAFEASSHGLDQHRLDGVELSAAAFTNLGRDHMDYHPTVEDYLSAKLRLFTELLQPGQPSVINADGAYSRDVAAAAKTRGLRVMMVGTGGDALQRTSLSRDGFRQIIGVNAGGKSYEVYLPLVGAYQVENALVAAGLAIAVGEETEAVLQTLRGLKGVPGRLEIIGERNGGLAIVDYAHKPEALAAALDACRPFATGRLISVFGCGGDRDKGKRPIMGRISVERADITIVTDDNPRSEQPAEIRKEILAGAVGAREIGDRAEAITTAVCMMTPGDVVLVAGKGHETGQIIGDRIIPFSDHDEVRKALASR comes from the coding sequence ATGCGGCTTAGCGAGGTGCTTCCGGCGGATATCGCGCCGCCGCCAGGTGCGGACGCCATTTCCGTTTCAGGCATCACGGCCGCGAGTGCTGCGGTAGGTCCGGGAGCGATTTTCGCCGGGCTGCCGGGCACGAAAGTTGATGGCTCTAGTTTCGTTCCTGAAGCGATCGAGCGGGGCGCAGTTGCCGTCATCGTTGGCAGGAACAAGGGCGTGCGCGTTCCCGAAGGCGTGGCGCTGATCGAGGTCGATAATCCGCGCGCCGCATTGGCTAAGATCGCGGCGAAGCTCGCGGGCCGCCAACCGAAAACGGCCGTTGCAGTCACGGGAACGAGCGGCAAAACGTCCGTCGCCGATTTCACGCGGCAGATCTTCACGGCGCTGGGTCACAAGGCGGCATCGGTCGGAACTATCGGCATCGTCAAGCCGTCCGGCGCCGTTTACGGTTCGCTGACGACACCCGATCCGGTCACGCTACATGCGGCGCTTGCGGCGCTCGCGGACGAAGGTGTGACGCATCTGGCGTTCGAGGCGTCGTCGCACGGACTTGACCAGCATCGGCTCGACGGCGTGGAGCTTTCGGCGGCGGCCTTCACGAACCTCGGCCGCGATCACATGGATTATCATCCGACAGTCGAAGATTATTTGAGTGCGAAGCTGCGGCTGTTCACGGAGCTTCTGCAACCGGGGCAACCTTCTGTCATCAACGCGGACGGGGCTTATTCGCGTGACGTCGCGGCGGCGGCGAAGACGCGGGGCTTGCGCGTGATGATGGTAGGCACGGGCGGCGATGCGCTTCAGCGCACATCGCTGTCGCGTGATGGATTTCGCCAGATCATCGGCGTGAACGCGGGCGGCAAATCCTACGAGGTTTATTTGCCTTTGGTCGGTGCGTATCAGGTCGAGAATGCGCTGGTGGCTGCCGGTCTTGCGATAGCCGTCGGAGAAGAGACCGAAGCTGTGCTGCAAACGCTTCGCGGTTTGAAGGGCGTGCCTGGGCGGCTCGAAATCATCGGTGAGCGCAACGGCGGTCTCGCCATCGTCGATTATGCGCACAAGCCTGAGGCGCTGGCGGCGGCACTTGATGCTTGCCGTCCGTTTGCGACGGGGCGCCTGATTTCGGTGTTCGGCTGCGGCGGCGACAGGGACAAGGGCAAGCGGCCGATCATGGGCCGCATTTCGGTCGAACGCGCCGACATCACGATTGTGACGGACGATAATCCACGCAGCGAGCAACCGGCTGAAATCCGCAAGGAAATTCTCGCGGGTGCGGTGGGCGCTCGCGAAATCGGCGACCGCGCGGAAGCCATCACGACGGCGGTTTGCATGATGACTCCGGGCGATGTCGTGCTTGTGGCCGGAAAGGGTCACGAAACCGGCCAGATCATCGGCGATCGGATCATTCCATTTTCCGATCACGACGAAGTCCGGAAGGCGCTCGCAAGCCGATGA
- a CDS encoding UDP-N-acetylmuramoylalanyl-D-glutamyl-2,6-diaminopimelate--D-alanyl-D-alanine ligase has protein sequence MNAMNALWSFSELSSALGVASDGDGVAITGVSIDTRTLQAGDLFIALKDQRDGHEFVSAAFKAGAAAALVSRDYVRQAGDGALFRVTDPLDGLVALGLAARRRLSEDARVVGVTGSVGKTGTKEMLRACLSRLGATHASEKSYNNHWGVPLTLARMPADTQFAVFEIGMNHAGEIRPLTKIVRPHVAIITTVEAVHLEYFPSVAAIADAKGEIFEGLPQGGAAIIKYDNPFAGRLKAIAEAYGAKPVTFGFDSNADACGSDFRMSDDGSDMTVSIEGLSIPVHLAMPGRHIAENALAVAAAVAAIGAEVPTALAALADLVPPSGRGARSTLYVGDGEVLLIDESYNANPASMQAALATLGAVPRQRFMRRIAVLGDMLELGSEAPALHSGLKSAVDAADVDLVFACGPHMKGLYDALPAAKKGGYSLTSAPLEIALADRLRAGDVVMVKASNGTRLGAVVAALKSQFGKDGPAA, from the coding sequence ATGAACGCAATGAACGCTCTGTGGTCTTTCTCCGAACTTTCTTCTGCATTGGGCGTTGCGTCCGACGGTGACGGCGTTGCCATCACAGGCGTGTCGATCGATACGCGGACGTTGCAGGCGGGCGATCTTTTCATCGCGCTCAAGGATCAGCGCGACGGGCACGAGTTCGTTTCGGCGGCGTTCAAGGCCGGGGCTGCTGCGGCGCTGGTCAGCCGCGATTATGTTCGACAAGCAGGCGATGGCGCTTTGTTTCGCGTAACTGATCCGCTTGATGGGTTGGTGGCGTTGGGGCTAGCGGCGCGCAGACGGCTGTCGGAAGATGCGCGCGTCGTCGGCGTGACGGGCAGCGTGGGCAAGACCGGTACCAAGGAGATGCTGCGCGCGTGTCTGTCGCGGCTCGGGGCCACACACGCGTCGGAGAAATCCTACAACAATCATTGGGGTGTGCCGCTGACGTTGGCGCGGATGCCGGCCGATACGCAGTTCGCCGTGTTTGAGATCGGCATGAATCATGCGGGCGAGATCCGGCCGCTGACCAAGATAGTGCGTCCACATGTGGCGATCATCACCACGGTCGAAGCAGTGCACCTAGAGTACTTTCCGTCGGTCGCGGCCATCGCGGATGCCAAGGGCGAGATTTTCGAAGGCTTGCCGCAGGGCGGGGCGGCGATCATCAAATATGACAATCCGTTTGCGGGTCGCCTCAAAGCTATCGCCGAGGCTTACGGCGCGAAGCCGGTGACGTTCGGTTTTGACAGCAATGCCGACGCTTGTGGGTCGGATTTCCGGATGTCCGACGACGGCAGCGATATGACCGTTTCTATTGAGGGCCTGAGCATTCCGGTTCATCTGGCGATGCCGGGACGGCATATCGCGGAGAATGCACTGGCGGTTGCGGCCGCGGTTGCTGCCATCGGCGCGGAAGTCCCCACAGCACTCGCTGCGCTGGCCGATCTTGTGCCGCCGAGCGGCCGGGGCGCGCGCAGCACGCTCTACGTCGGCGATGGAGAAGTGCTGCTCATTGACGAGAGCTACAACGCCAATCCGGCCTCGATGCAGGCGGCTCTGGCGACCCTCGGGGCAGTTCCTCGACAAAGATTTATGCGACGGATTGCGGTGCTCGGCGACATGCTGGAACTCGGCAGCGAGGCTCCGGCGCTACACTCCGGCCTCAAAAGTGCCGTCGATGCGGCGGATGTCGATTTGGTGTTCGCATGCGGGCCGCATATGAAAGGCCTTTATGATGCCCTACCAGCGGCCAAGAAAGGCGGCTACTCTCTGACGTCGGCGCCGCTCGAAATCGCGCTTGCGGATCGTCTGAGGGCGGGCGATGTCGTGATGGTGAAGGCATCGAACGGGACGCGGCTCGGCGCTGTGGTGGCGGCGCTGAAATCACAGTTTGGCAAAGACGGGCCCGCCGCTTAG
- the mraY gene encoding phospho-N-acetylmuramoyl-pentapeptide-transferase — MLYELVNFSDQISALNVFRYITFRTGGAIFTALLFVMMFGPAIIDLLRVKQGKGQPIRDDGPATHLLKRGTPTMGGLMILAGVTVSTLLWAQLDNGYIWVVLGVALSYGAIGFYDDFLKVTKRSTAGFSGRIRFLLELFVAALAGFALMKLSPAGLATDLTFPFFKELVIDLGPFFVLMAVLVIAGAGNAVNLTDGLDGLAIVPVMIAAATFGMIAYLSGNAKFAGYLQIHHVPGTGELSVICGALIGAGLGFLWFNAPPAMIFMGDTGSLALGGTLGAIAVAIKHEIVLAVVGGLFVLETLSVIIQVLSFKWTGKRVFKMAPLHHHYEQKGWKESTVVIRFWIISVILALIGLSSLKLR, encoded by the coding sequence ATGCTCTACGAGCTCGTCAATTTCAGCGACCAGATCAGCGCGCTGAACGTCTTTCGCTACATCACCTTCCGCACCGGCGGCGCGATCTTTACGGCGCTGTTGTTCGTGATGATGTTCGGACCGGCGATCATCGATCTCCTGCGCGTCAAGCAGGGCAAAGGGCAGCCGATCCGCGACGACGGCCCGGCAACGCATCTTTTGAAGCGTGGTACGCCGACGATGGGCGGGCTGATGATCCTCGCCGGCGTCACGGTCTCGACGCTGCTCTGGGCGCAGCTCGACAACGGCTATATCTGGGTCGTGCTCGGCGTTGCGCTTTCGTATGGCGCGATCGGTTTTTATGACGACTTTCTGAAGGTGACGAAGCGGTCGACTGCGGGCTTCTCAGGCCGCATCCGCTTCCTGCTCGAACTTTTCGTGGCCGCGCTGGCGGGCTTTGCGCTGATGAAGCTCAGTCCGGCCGGGCTCGCGACGGATTTGACGTTTCCGTTCTTCAAAGAGCTGGTCATCGATCTCGGGCCGTTTTTCGTGCTGATGGCCGTATTGGTGATCGCGGGCGCGGGCAATGCCGTCAACCTGACGGACGGGCTCGACGGCCTTGCCATCGTTCCGGTCATGATCGCGGCGGCGACGTTCGGCATGATTGCGTATCTCTCGGGTAACGCGAAATTCGCGGGCTACCTGCAAATTCATCACGTGCCGGGCACCGGCGAGCTGTCCGTCATCTGCGGGGCGTTGATCGGCGCTGGCCTTGGCTTCCTGTGGTTCAATGCGCCGCCTGCCATGATCTTCATGGGTGACACCGGCTCGCTGGCGCTGGGCGGCACGCTCGGGGCGATTGCGGTCGCGATCAAGCACGAGATCGTGCTGGCGGTCGTCGGCGGCTTGTTCGTGCTCGAAACGCTGTCCGTCATCATCCAAGTGTTGTCGTTCAAGTGGACGGGGAAGCGCGTCTTCAAGATGGCGCCATTGCATCACCACTACGAGCAAAAGGGCTGGAAGGAATCGACGGTCGTGATCCGGTTTTGGATCATTTCGGTGATTTTGGCGCTGATCGGGCTTTCGTCCCTGAAACTGCGCTAG
- the murD gene encoding UDP-N-acetylmuramoyl-L-alanine--D-glutamate ligase → MIRATSFKGKSVAVFGLGASGIAAAEALIAGGAIVSAWDDGIAARDAAIARDIPLFDLSVVDWSGFSALVLAPGVPLTHPEPHWTVKRATEHGVAVIGDIEIFARERALHAPGSPFIGITGTNGKSTTTALISHILRHAGLDVQMGGNIGRPILTLEPPEPGRFHVVELSSFQIDLTPTLGPTVGVMLNVTPDHLDRHGSIEHYAEIKERLVLGADIAAVGIDDDFGLAMLRRRINVGPVVAFSAEKSIAPGYSLLGDTIVCSNREGLAVKLGSLTGVPTLRGKHNGQNALAAVAAVRECLSALGRTTDLDWQGALSSFPGLPHRMEEIGRIGKVLFINDSKATNADSTEKALQSFPRDVYWIAGGKPKAGGIESLEPHFGGITKAYLIGEATDAFAATLDGKVPFERSGTLNEALWAASADAQLSDGQEPVVLLSPACASYDQFRNFEVRGDCFRGLVAALPGIELRAGP, encoded by the coding sequence ATGATTCGCGCGACGTCCTTTAAAGGAAAATCCGTAGCGGTGTTTGGGCTTGGTGCGTCCGGCATTGCGGCTGCCGAGGCTTTGATTGCCGGCGGCGCCATCGTCTCCGCTTGGGATGACGGCATCGCGGCGCGGGATGCAGCCATCGCCAGGGATATTCCGCTTTTTGATCTGTCCGTTGTGGATTGGTCGGGCTTCTCCGCGCTGGTGCTGGCGCCAGGCGTGCCGCTGACCCATCCGGAGCCGCATTGGACGGTGAAGCGCGCGACCGAGCACGGTGTTGCGGTCATCGGCGATATCGAGATTTTCGCGCGCGAGCGGGCGCTGCATGCGCCCGGCTCGCCGTTCATTGGGATCACCGGCACCAATGGCAAATCGACGACGACGGCGCTGATCTCGCACATTCTGCGGCACGCGGGGCTCGACGTGCAGATGGGCGGCAATATCGGCCGGCCGATCCTGACGCTTGAGCCGCCGGAGCCCGGACGGTTTCATGTCGTCGAGCTGTCGTCGTTCCAGATCGACCTGACGCCGACGCTCGGGCCGACCGTCGGCGTGATGCTGAACGTCACGCCTGATCATCTCGACCGCCATGGCTCGATCGAGCATTACGCCGAGATCAAGGAGCGCCTCGTGCTCGGCGCGGACATTGCGGCGGTTGGCATCGATGACGACTTCGGCCTGGCGATGCTGCGCAGGCGGATCAACGTCGGTCCTGTTGTGGCCTTCAGCGCGGAAAAATCCATCGCACCGGGTTACAGCCTGCTCGGCGATACGATCGTATGCAGCAATCGCGAGGGCCTCGCGGTGAAGCTGGGCTCGCTGACGGGCGTTCCGACGCTGCGCGGCAAGCACAACGGGCAGAATGCATTGGCCGCTGTTGCGGCGGTTCGCGAGTGTCTCAGCGCGCTCGGGCGGACGACCGATCTCGATTGGCAGGGTGCGCTGTCGTCGTTCCCCGGTCTGCCGCACCGGATGGAAGAGATCGGCCGCATCGGCAAGGTGCTATTCATCAACGATAGCAAAGCGACGAATGCGGATTCGACGGAGAAAGCGCTGCAGTCGTTTCCGCGCGATGTCTATTGGATCGCAGGCGGTAAGCCGAAGGCCGGCGGCATCGAGAGCCTGGAGCCGCATTTCGGCGGTATCACGAAAGCATATTTGATCGGCGAGGCCACGGATGCCTTCGCAGCGACGCTCGACGGCAAAGTTCCGTTCGAGCGCAGCGGCACGCTGAACGAGGCGCTGTGGGCCGCTTCGGCTGACGCTCAGTTGAGCGATGGACAGGAACCCGTCGTGCTGCTTTCGCCTGCGTGCGCGAGTTACGATCAGTTCCGTAATTTCGAGGTGCGCGGCGATTGTTTCCGAGGGCTGGTCGCAGCTCTTCCCGGTATCGAATTGCGGGCTGGGCCATGA